The Rhinoderma darwinii isolate aRhiDar2 chromosome 8, aRhiDar2.hap1, whole genome shotgun sequence genome has a window encoding:
- the NKAP gene encoding NF-kappa-B-activating protein isoform X1, giving the protein MPPVHRSRSRSPVSPRKRRHSSSSSDRSPDKKTKRSKSRERGVSNGHRRSRSRERAPSSRPYHGKQWGDYYEKGKEEIMRQRQEAFIARRLNERERIGELGAPEVWGFSPKVPEPDSDEHTPVEEEEKSKKFSSSDSSEEEKKKKKKKSSRKKHKKHSEESSSEESESSDEDEKKKSKKKKKKSRKKKSKKNRSKKTRKESSASSSEESDDDQMQEDDIWVERTKANIDDVDFVGPEAPITHLSQDDKPLNYGHALLPGEGAAMAEYVKAGKRIPRRGEIGLTSDEIASFEKSGYVMSGSRHRRMEAVRLRKENQIYSADEKRALASFNQEERSKRENKILSSFREMVYRKTKGKEDK; this is encoded by the exons ATGCCGCCTGTACACCGCTCCCGGAGCCGCAGTCCGGTGTCTCCACGGAAACGGCGccatagcagcagtagcagtGACCGGTCTCCTGATAAGAAGACTAAGAGGTCCAAGTCCCGAGAACGGGGTGTCAGCAATGGCCACCGCCGCAGCCGCTCCAGAGAGCGGGCACCGTCCAGCCGGCCATACCACGGCAAACAGTGGGGGGACTACTACGAGAAGGGAAAGGAGGAGATAATGAGACAGAGGCAGGAAGCGTTTATAGCCAG GCGTCTAAATGAAAGAGAGAGAATTGGAGAATTGGGAGCTCCAGAAGTTTGGGGATTTTCCCCAAAAGTCCCAGAACCTGA CTCGGATGAGCACACTCCTGTAGAGGAGgaggaaaaatcaaaaaaattcaGCAGTTCAGATTCTTCAGAAG aagaaaagaagaaaaaaaagaaaaagtcatcaagaaaaaagcataaaaaacacTCGGAAGAAAGCAGCTCAGAAGAGTCAGAAAGCAGCG atgaagatgaaaaaaagaaatcaaagaaaaagaagaagaaaagcaGAAA AAAGAAATCAAAGAAAAACAGAAGCAAGAAAACAAGAAAGGAATCCAGCGCTTCGAGTAGTGAAGAATCAGATGATGATCAGATGCAGGAAGATGATATCTGGGTGGAGAGAACAA AGGCTAATATTGATGACGTGGACTTTGTTGGGCCTGAAGCTCCAATAACACATTTATCCCAGGATGATAAACCATTAAA ctATGGTCACGCCTTgctacctggtgaaggtgcagctATGGCAGAATATGTAAAGGCTGGTAAGCGTATTCCAAGGAGAGGTGAAATTGGCCTAACGAGTGATGAAATTGCTTCTTTTGAGAAGTCTGGCTATGTAATGAGTGGAAGCAG GCATCGTCGTATGGAAGCTGTCCGTCTGCGTAAGGAGAACCAGATTTATAGCGCAGATGAAAAGAGGGCCCTGGCTTCCTTCAACCAAGAAGAGAGGAGCAAGAGGGAAAACAAGATCTTGTCAAGTTTCAGAGAGATGGTTTACAGGAAAACCAAGGGAAAGGAGGACAAATGA
- the NKAP gene encoding NF-kappa-B-activating protein isoform X2, which produces MPPVHRSRSRSPVSPRKRRHSSSSSDRSPDKKTKRSKSRERGVSNGHRRSRSRERAPSSRPYHGKQWGDYYEKGKEEIMRQRQEAFIARRLNERERIGELGAPEVWGFSPKVPEPDSDEHTPVEEEEKSKKFSSSDSSEEEKKKKKKKSSRKKHKKHSEESSSEESESSDEDEKKKSKKKRSKKTRKESSASSSEESDDDQMQEDDIWVERTKANIDDVDFVGPEAPITHLSQDDKPLNYGHALLPGEGAAMAEYVKAGKRIPRRGEIGLTSDEIASFEKSGYVMSGSRHRRMEAVRLRKENQIYSADEKRALASFNQEERSKRENKILSSFREMVYRKTKGKEDK; this is translated from the exons ATGCCGCCTGTACACCGCTCCCGGAGCCGCAGTCCGGTGTCTCCACGGAAACGGCGccatagcagcagtagcagtGACCGGTCTCCTGATAAGAAGACTAAGAGGTCCAAGTCCCGAGAACGGGGTGTCAGCAATGGCCACCGCCGCAGCCGCTCCAGAGAGCGGGCACCGTCCAGCCGGCCATACCACGGCAAACAGTGGGGGGACTACTACGAGAAGGGAAAGGAGGAGATAATGAGACAGAGGCAGGAAGCGTTTATAGCCAG GCGTCTAAATGAAAGAGAGAGAATTGGAGAATTGGGAGCTCCAGAAGTTTGGGGATTTTCCCCAAAAGTCCCAGAACCTGA CTCGGATGAGCACACTCCTGTAGAGGAGgaggaaaaatcaaaaaaattcaGCAGTTCAGATTCTTCAGAAG aagaaaagaagaaaaaaaagaaaaagtcatcaagaaaaaagcataaaaaacacTCGGAAGAAAGCAGCTCAGAAGAGTCAGAAAGCAGCG atgaagatgaaaaaaagaaatcaaagaaaaag AGAAGCAAGAAAACAAGAAAGGAATCCAGCGCTTCGAGTAGTGAAGAATCAGATGATGATCAGATGCAGGAAGATGATATCTGGGTGGAGAGAACAA AGGCTAATATTGATGACGTGGACTTTGTTGGGCCTGAAGCTCCAATAACACATTTATCCCAGGATGATAAACCATTAAA ctATGGTCACGCCTTgctacctggtgaaggtgcagctATGGCAGAATATGTAAAGGCTGGTAAGCGTATTCCAAGGAGAGGTGAAATTGGCCTAACGAGTGATGAAATTGCTTCTTTTGAGAAGTCTGGCTATGTAATGAGTGGAAGCAG GCATCGTCGTATGGAAGCTGTCCGTCTGCGTAAGGAGAACCAGATTTATAGCGCAGATGAAAAGAGGGCCCTGGCTTCCTTCAACCAAGAAGAGAGGAGCAAGAGGGAAAACAAGATCTTGTCAAGTTTCAGAGAGATGGTTTACAGGAAAACCAAGGGAAAGGAGGACAAATGA